Proteins co-encoded in one Fusarium musae strain F31 chromosome 3, whole genome shotgun sequence genomic window:
- a CDS encoding hypothetical protein (EggNog:ENOG41) → MPSQITQSENQDSGHEKSSKQASPMLYTWLMEPRHVEVWSSERANFNPIGSAPGTRTRPRNYDTHLLSLLVEREFFVESDMNQRRTLYACFEALLVLALSKE, encoded by the exons ATGCCATCGCAGATCACCCAGTCTGAGAACCAGGATTCGGGGCACGAGAAGTCCTCAAAACAAG CATCACCAATGCTGTACACCTGGTTGATGGAGCCAAGACACGTCGAGGTCTGGTCATCAGAGCGTGCAAACTTCAACCCAATCGGAAGCGCGCCAGGAACGCGAACTCGACCCCGAAATTATGATACCCACCTCCTTTCTCTGTTGGTCGAGCGTGAATTTTTTGTTGAGTCCGACATGAATCAGCGTAGGACTTTGTATGCTTGTTTTGAGGCCCTCCTGGTCCTTGCACTGAGCAAGGAGTGA
- a CDS encoding hypothetical protein (EggNog:ENOG41~CAZy:GH47): protein MAKPPRGSPVNLPRIQHDFSNPELRKRELETADQRRKDIKQAFKKTWRSYEKYAWGSDELKPLSLEGRDTFGGWAATICDNLDTLWIMGMKREFYRAVDFVTRMDWDIPTADGFNVFETTIRHLGGLLSAYELSGESALLAKAIELGDLLYGTFDNPEHMPPHTIRFKTLKEGTGHPEPRQSAASLGSMSMEFTRLSQQTGNPKYYDAIDYITKAFERTQNETAIPGLWPLQINAEDGFKITDDTFGMGANGDSLYEYLIKEYVLLQGLEPKYGKMYLAAADAGIEHLMFRPMLPDQDDVLMLGEASFPPRVKESRLSMGVEHLTCFAGGMYALGGRALGRDDHVVIGEKLARGCAKAYAAYPSGLMPEIVQVERCPTLEPCAFEPNYKKEPLGFRAREASYLLRPETIESIFYLYRITGKEDLRDIAWNMWTAIRAATETDDAFAAVEDVGAEEIKHKDYMESFWMAETLKYFYLIFEDEEVISLDEWVFNTEAHPLRRMAN from the coding sequence ATGGCCAAACCGCCACGAGGATCACCAGTCAATTTACCACGTATCCAGCACGACTTTTCCAACCCCGAATTGAGGAAACGTGAGCTGGAGACCGCGGATCAGAGGCGAAAAGACATCAAGCAAGCatttaaaaagacttggaGGTCTTATGAGAAATATGCTTGGGGAAGCGATGAATTGAAGcctttgagcttggagggTCGTGATACCTTTGGTGGGTGGGCTGCGACCATCTGCGACAATCTCGACACGTTGTGGATCATGGGTATGAAGCGGGAGTTTTACAGAGCTGTTGACTTTGTGACTCGCATGGATTGGGATATTCCGACCGCTGATGGATTCAATGTTTTTGAGACTACGATTCGACACCTTGGAGGTTTACTTTCGGCTTATGAACTCAGTGGAGAGAGCGCCTTGCTGGCCAAGGCAATTGAGCTGGGGGATCTTTTATACGGCACTTTCGACAACCCGGAGCATATGCCACCGCATACGATCAGATTCAAGACCCTAAAGGAAGGGACGGGCCATCCAGAACCGCGACAGAGCGCTGCTAGTTTAGGCAGTATGAGCATGGAGTTCACCCGTTTGTCGCAGCAGACCGGTAACCCGAAGTATTACGATGCCATCGACTACATCACCAAGGCGTTTGAGCGAACGCAAAATGAGACCGCCATTCCAGGACTCTGGCCTCTTCAGATCAACGCTGAGGATGGATTCAAGATTACCGATGACACGTTTGGCATGGGCGCTAACGGGGACTCTTTGTACGAGTATCTCATCAAAGAGTACGTCCTCTTACAGGGCCTTGAACCGAAGTACGGAAAGATGTACCTCGCTGCTGCCGACGCTGGCATCGAGCACCTGATGTTCCGACCGATGCTGCCCGATCAAGACGACGTTCTCATGCTGGGCGAAGCATCGTTCCCTCCCCGAGTCAAGGAGTCACGATTGAGTATGGGCGTGGAGCATTTGACCTGCTTCGCTGGAGGCATGTACGCCCTCGGCGGCAGAGCTCTTGGTCGAGATGACCACGTCGTTATCGGCGAGAAGCTCGCCCGTGGCTGCGCAAAAGCTTATGCCGCATATCCATCGGGTCTCATGCCAGAAATCGTGCAAGTCGAACGCTGTCCAACCCTCGAGCCCTGCGCCTTCGAACCGAACTACAAGAAAGAGCCTCTCGGGTTCCGCGCAAGAGAAGCATCTTACCTCCTCCGACCTGAGACTATCGAGTCTATCTTTTATCTCTACCGCATCACTGGCAAAGAAGACCTTCGGGACATTGCGTGGAACATGTGGACTGCGATTCGCGCTGCTACTGAGACGGATGACGCGTTTGCGGCGGTGGAGGATGTTGGCGCGGAAGAGATCAAGCATAAAGATTACATGGAGAGCTTTTGGATGGCGGAGACGTTGAAGTATTTTTATCTGATctttgaggatgaggaggtcATTAGTTTGGATGAGTGGGTGTTTAACACGGAGGCTCATCCATTGAGACGCATGGCGAACTAA
- a CDS encoding hypothetical protein (BUSCO:EOG09264CA0) — MSSMRNAVARRPHRERAQPLERRRLGLLEKHKDYSLRAKDFNKKKAQLKNLKEKAAERNEDEFYFGMMSRKGPGSRIQDGKRWSGTVEGDRGNKAMDVETVRLLKTQDIGYIRTMRQVVAKEVARLEEQVVLTRGFDKLDEDEDDEDEGSDSEFDFATAPSRPKEPRKIVFMDDEEQREETILDLEDEDDAEKTDDEKKKEEDFERAKALRRLRRQLENARKKLKALTDAEGELEIQRAKMAKTATSGGTTRKGKKIMVRTRKR, encoded by the exons ATGTCGTCTATGCGAAATGCCGTGGCGCGACGCCCTCACAGAGAGCGTGCGCAGCCCTTGGAACGTCGAAGACTCGGTCTTCTCGAGAAGCACAAG GATTACTCGCTTCGAGCCAAGGacttcaacaagaagaaggcgcaGCTCAAGAATCTCAAAGAAAAAGCGGCCGAGCGAAACGAGGATGAATTCTACTTTGGTATGATGTCCCGAAAGGGACCGGGCTCCAGGATTCAAGATGGCAAGCGATGGAGCGGAACGGTTGAGGGCGATCGAGGAAACAAGGCGATGGATGTTGAGACCGTGCGGCTTTTGAAGACGCAGGATATCGGATACATTCGGACGATGCGACAGGTTGTTGCGAAGGAGGTCGCGAGACTGGAAGAGCAGGTTGTTCTGACACGAGGTTTCGACAagcttgacgaggatgaggacgatgaggacgagggcAGCGACTCGGAATTCGACTTTGCGACCGCCCCGTCAAGACCCAAAGAGCCCCGAAAGATTGTATTCATGGACGACGAAGAGCAGCGTGAGGAAACAATACTGGATCtcgaggacgaagatgacgccGAGAAGACCGAcgatgaaaagaagaaggaggaagattTCGAGCGCGCAAAGGCCCTCCGCCGCCTCCGTCGCCAATTGGAGAATGCAcgaaagaagctcaaggccttgaCAGACGCAGAGGGCGAACTAGAGATCCAACGGGCAAAGATGGCAAAGACAGCGACATCGGGAGGAACGACACgcaagggaaagaagatcATGGTGCGGACACGGAAGCGATAA
- a CDS encoding hypothetical protein (EggNog:ENOG41), whose product MSTPTPGGFSLFPSPNSSKPPPVSRNQTPKPRRSESRERRAPTPSDRRAPTPSDRRAATPQAMSPEPRPASPRQTPQNRAHTPIEFEPVQSEPPKPVKVQRPRPTVQIPGRSDTGFAQGNTLVRSSSDRSRSSIAKPPLGGEAPAQPLRSIFPAYNPEVPLGQQNYVPTEIQPTQMPRAVISRQTYHETPAGSAPRNPVRSPVISPMSVQSAQSSWPHRNAQQQEPPLIPTVSSNEQLKNYWKVANGWQASPSEGRVYCMKLAQEKDAPVYSLSSASQPFYNLRIDPTSASAYVTLTRHDPNKPYKAPKPEASSSASSIISGVVGHNSNSSGTKVTDTKHWQEALTTTLEEESRRHPPNDGLVALLMPTPATKMAIERAQDPQSVMLAERECARLVWDEDSSHHFLVHPSLATPFCVTIERSPSWSRVEYTLEHNESPQHLAKLTRDGTGGGWLEIDTGIAAKIESYFIVDVAVTALMLVASADEKNTPAMEVFEPPPPFILTAKQEKRLSKIGKRDERKKRHMESFEIDVESQDESLGKSKPREKEDKLPFLIRVIVKIVKGLFACFIWILTISFKCVGFAFKGCYKCVGSKY is encoded by the coding sequence ATGTCGACTCCAACCCCAGGCGGGTTCTCTCTATTCCCGAGTCCCAACTCATCGAAACCACCGCCTGTATCACGGAACCAGACGCCAAAACCTCGCCGTTCTGAATCTCGTGAGAGGAGAGCTCCGACGCCCAGTGACAGACGAGCACCTACACCCAGTGATCGACGGGCCGCAACACCACAGGCTATGTCTCCAGAACCAAGACCGGCATCGCCGAGACAGACTCCCCAGAACAGAGCCCACACACCCATTGAGTTCGAGCCTGTACAGAGTGAACCGCCCAAGCCTGTAAAGGTTCAGCGACCTAGACCGACGGTTCAAATCCCTGGACGGTCTGATACTGGCTTTGCGCAGGGGAACACCCTTGTTAGAAGTAGCAGTGATCGATCACGAAGTTCAATCGCAAAACCACCTTTGGGGGGCGAAGCTCCTGCGCAGCCTTTACGATCTATCTTCCCGGCTTATAACCCAGAAGTACCACTCGGTCAACAGAACTATGTCCCCACAGAGATCCAACCAACTCAGATGCCACGAGCTGTCATAAGCCGTCAGACATACCACGAAACACCTGCCGGATCAGCCCCTCGAAATCCCGTCCGGAGTCCAGTCATAAGTCCCATGAGCGTTCAATCAGCACAATCATCATGGCCGCATCGCAATGcccaacaacaagaaccGCCGCTGATTCCAACGGTTAGTTCGAATGAACAGCTCAAGAACTATTGGAAAGTCGCAAACGGATGGCAAGCTTCACCGTCAGAGGGAAGAGTGTACTGCATGAAACTAGCTCAAGAGAAAGACGCACCAGTGTATAGtctctcatcagcatcacaGCCCTTCTACAACCTCCGTATAGATCCAACGTCTGCTTCGGCATATGTCACTCTCACACGACATGATCCCAACAAACCGTACAAAGCGCCTAAGCCTGAAGCTAGTTCTTCAGCgagcagcatcatcagcgGTGTTGTCGGGCACAACAGTAATTCGTCTGGTACTAAGGTCACCGATACAAAACACTGGCAAGAAGCGCTCACCACGACCCTCGAAGAAGAATcccgtcgtcatcctccaaaCGATGGTCTCGTCGCTCTTCTCATGCCAACGCCCGCTACAAAAATGGCCATCGAGCGcgctcaagatcctcaatcCGTCATGCTAGCAGAGCGCGAATGCGCCCGTCTCGTCTGGGACGAAGACAGTTCGCACCATTTCCTCGTACACCCATCCCTCGCAACACCATTCTGCGTAACTATCGAGCGCTCGCCGTCTTGGTCACGCGTAGAATATACCCTCGAGCATAATGAATCACCACAACATCTCGCCAAACTCACGCGCGATGGCACAGGCGGTGGGTGGCTCGAGATCGACACTGGCATCGCCGCAAAGATAGAGTCTTACTTCATAGTCGACGTTGCAGTCACAGCGCTTATGCTCGTCGCATCAgcggatgagaagaacactCCCGCAATGGAAGTCTTTGAACCACCGCCtcccttcatcctcacaGCCAAGCAGGAAAAGCGCCTGAGTAAAATCGGCAAACGGGATGAGCGAAAGAAGCGCCACATGGAGTCGTTCGAGATTGACGTTGAAAGCCAAGACGAGAGTTTAGGCAAAAGCAAACCGCGCGAAAAGGAGGATAAACTACCCTTCCTTATCCGTGTCATCGTCAAGATCGTAAAGGGCCTGTTTGCGTGCTTCATCTGGATATTGACGATTAGCTTCAAATGCGTCGGTTTCGCGTTCAAGGGCTGTTACAAATGTGTAGGATCAAAGTATTAA
- a CDS encoding hypothetical protein (EggNog:ENOG41) translates to MGNPIPTSQSIGESSPLDGLLSAVASALDKRAGKDIFAIGGSVGDDGDTSYTAGNSITIRWDNNEQGHSRTLKLPLAVDPVARDAFNALLADCQPATFGIGSQEVLDEEYRKAGKMNTEDFCTNFNPYEHGIVDTINQVLAQASVTDARGLGVKAELYKLNVYSGPSGKFKPHVDTPRSNRQMGSLVVSLPVEHKGGQLAVRHGGREIIFDWSPKSAEAIQWAAFFSDCEHEVLQVTEGHRVTLTYNLFWTNYGPASMSDNLRALDQESLHFFNALEKLLENKHLMKEGLVGFSCTHAYPHTSKSSTSNLHHMLKGIDMVVYQALKRILGTAEVAALVDDEEYRHDEQESITERIEWKKENWLKYQPDQPEPQITEAEQDILDNKLAIGRPLRPAVYFWHDYDNRLDPAEVNAQYGPDWQTDRRNFYSREDVTWLNGPPGEEASKELAVAFITYGNEPGIDAYYTSAVIVAKVDGTSKSDAGTQSGSVSDAED, encoded by the exons ATGGGAAACCCCATTCCAACCTCTCAGTCCATTGGAGAGTCTTCTCCCCTCGACGGCCTCCTCTCTGCTGTGGCCTCCGCCCTGGACAAGCGCGCGGGCAAAGACATCTTTGCTATCGGAGGCagcgttggcgatgatggtgatacTTCTTACACAGCTGGTAACTCTATCACAATCCGGTGGGATAATAATGAACAGGGACATAGTCGCACGCTCAAGCTACCCCTCGCCGTTGATCCTGTTGCTCGAGATGCCTTCAACGCCCTGTTGGCTGATTGCCAACCGGCAACCTTCGGCATCGGCAGCCAAGAGGTCCTCGATGAAGAATACAGAAAGGCTGGAAAGATGAACACCGAAGACTTCTGTACCAACTTTAACCCTTACGAACACGGCATCGTCGATACCATCAATCAGGTTCTAGCCCAAGCCAGCGTCACTGATGCCAGAGGTCTCGGTGTCAAAGCCGAGCTTTACAAACTCAAC GTGTATTCGGGACCTTCTGGCAAGTTCAAGCCTCATGTTGATACTCCGCGATCTAATCGCCAGATGGGCTCGCTTGTCGTCAGTCTCCCTGTCGAGCACAAAG GGGGGCAGCTCGCTGTTAGGCATGGCGGTCGCGAGATTATTTTTGACTGGTCGCCGAAAAGCGCAGAGGCCATTCAGTGGGCGGCATTCTTCTCTGACTGCGAGCATGAAGTTTTGCAGGTGACCGAAGGGCATCGCGTCACATTGACTTACAATCTCTTCTGGACCAACTATGGTCCAGCTTCGATGTCAGATAATCTTCGGGCTCTGGACCAGGAATCTCTTCATTTCTTCAATGCGCTTGAGAAACTACTTGAGAACAAGCATCTCATGAAAGAAG GCCTCGTCGGATTCTCTTGCACTCACGCTTATCCTCATACATCCAAATCATCCACCAGCAACTTGCACCACATGCTCAAAGGCATCGACATGGTAGTCTACCAAGCCCTCAAACGTATCCTCGGTACAGCCGAAGTCGCTGCATTGGTAGACGATGAGGAATACAGGCACGACGAGCAAGAGTCGATAACAGAGAGGATTGaatggaagaaagaaaactggCTGAAGTATCAGCCAGACCAGCCAGAGCCCCAAATCACTGAGGCAGAGCAGGACATCTTGGACAATAAGCTAGCTATCGGTCGCCCTCTGAGACCTGCCGTTTATTTCTGGCATGATTATGACAATAGACTTGACCCAGCTGAAGTCAATGCTCAGTATGGACCTGACTGGCAAACGGACAGGAGGAACTTTTATTCTCGAGAAGACGTCACTTGGTTAAATGGCCCGCCTGGGGAGGAGGCTTCGAAAGAACTTGCTGTTGCTTTCATTACG TACGGAAATGAGCCTGGTATTGACGCTTACTACACTTCGGCAGTCATTGTCGCAAAGGTGGATGGGACATCCAAGTCAGACGCAGGCACCCAGAGTGGAAGCGTGAGCGATGCAGAGGATTAG
- a CDS encoding hypothetical protein (EggNog:ENOG41), with product MLYTKKLDDPSEEPSDHSWFKCPELFVPQWVMGYAIETQRVSRWSWIQHEQLETWQHGKESSFQILSIDVADVVVHDNKVHSFQIGISILDTDRLGDALAKPPKPNVNLAASVVQSHHWVVGDEEYSPEFEDMFRFGRMKYVPMDAFEKEITDIVKNNSFYLITHGRDESLSFLRSCGVRLEAIGNIDTSQAVQEVFHVPTGKVGSKDDLIQEIGVARGPTSSSRWRPDGSVVAAFAEDCELIAKEAEVETEEVMSP from the exons ATGTTGTACACTAAGAAGTTAGACGACCCATCGGAAGAACCATCGGACCACTCTTGGTTCAAGTGCCCAGAGCTCTTCGTCCCTCAGTGGGTGATGGGATACGCCATAGAGACCCAACGCGTATCGCGCTGGTCTTGGATACAGCACGAACAACTCGAAACATGGCAGCACGGAAAGGAATCGAGCTTCCAGATCCTTTCTATCGACGTCGCAGACGTTGTAGTGCACGATAATAAAGTGCATAGCTTCCAGATTGGCATCTCTATCCTTGATACTGACCGTCTTGGAGATGCGTTGGCCAAGCCTCCCAAACCTAATGTCAACCTAGCAGCCAGCGTCGTGCAGTCTCATCATTGGGTAGTTGGGGATGAAGAATACTCTCCCGAGTTTGAGGATATGTTCCGGTTCGGAAGAATGAAGTACGTTCCGATGGATGCcttcgagaaggagatcaCCGATATCGTCAAGAACAACAGTTTCTACCTCATCACCCATGGACGAGATGAAAGTCTCtcgttcttgagaagctgcgGCGTGCGTCTCGAAGCCATCGGGAATATCGACACTTCCCAGGCTGTGCAGGAAGTCTTCCATGTCCCGACTGGTAAAGTGGGAAGCAAGGACGATTTGATTCAGGAAATAGGAGTCGC ACGTGGACCGACATCCTCATCGAGGTGGCGTCCCGATGGATCAGTGGTCGCTGCTTTTGCAGAGGATTGTGAACTCATCGCCAAAGAAGCGGAAGTTGAGACCGAGGAGGTCATGTCCCCATAG
- a CDS encoding hypothetical protein (EggNog:ENOG41) — protein MAKKDDSVDNHVSGQSNEPMSRPAHALTFNQVVEELKTDTLSGLTEAEAKQRHEKFGNNDLGEADGVQPLKIIIAQVANAMTLVLILAMAVSFGIKSWIEGGVVAFIIGLNVTVGFFQEYSAEKTMDSLRSMSSPTASVVRDGDSKVVPSVEVVPGDLVEIKTGDTIPADVRLIEAVNFETDEAMLTGESLPVRKNEDEVFEDNTGPGDRINVAYSSSTVTKGRAKGIVFATGTSTEIGAIAAALRKKDSKVRPVKRKADGSAKPHRYLEAYTLTFTDAVGRFLGVNVGTPLQKKLSRLAIYLFGTAVICAIIVLAANDFNASQQVIIYAVATGLSMIPASLVVVLTITMAAGTKRMVERNVIVRNLKSLEALGAVTDICSDKTGTLTQGKMVARGAWTPGKGTYLIENTTEPFNPTIGDMRWSRSQPHELPLKQGGDECGSISPISELLNQSKSSLVKFLEVASLANLATVNEKNGEWHARGDPTEIAIQVLASRFDWNRLRLTSHDAANQYSEIAELPFDSDVKRMSVIMKDNRTSQLFAFTKGAVERVIGACATYCPEDNEEQVPITDEFREQILRNMESFAGMGLRVLALASKPYNVDMKKGDEIDRTTVECDLVFRGLVGLYDPPRPESAPAVRECHEAGISVHMLTGDHPETAKAIAIEVGILPTRMDLVAEDTAATMVMTATTFDGLTDDEVDQLPFLPLVIARCAPQTKVRMIEALHRRGKFCAMTGDGVNDSPSLRRADVGIAMGQAGSDVAKDASDIVLSDDNFASIVAAIEEGRRIFDNIQKFILHVLATNVAQAVVLLVGLVFKDKTGLSVFPIAPVQIMWIIMMTSGLPDMGLGFERAVAGILRRPPISLKTGVFSLEFIIDMCVYGLWIAALCLSAFVLRLYAFGNGELGEDCNDNYSESCETVFKARATTFACLTWFSLFLAWEMIDKRRSFFRMQPGSKLYFTQWMHDVWRNQFLFWAIMLGFVTLFPIQYIPVISDTVFKHKGITWEWAIVFIAAGLFFGGIEAWKFAKRVYFRRQARKNQGVEWKDMDLEQRTFGEYLTPDSSEASVRHDSEKIDAQAAAQRNNAEKKA, from the exons ATGGCTAAGAAGGACGACTCCGTCGACAACCATGTCTCTGGCCAGAGCAACGAGCCCATGAGCCGTCCCGCTCACGCCTTGACGTTCAACCAGGTcgtcgaggagctcaagaCTGATACCCTCAGCGGTCTCACCGAGGCTGAAGCTAAACAACGACATGAGAAGTTTGGCAACAACGATCTCGGCGAAGCTGATGGCGTTCAGcccctcaagatcatcatcgcccAGGTCGCCAACGCCATGACGCTG GTGCTTATTCTCGCCATGGCTGTTTCTTTCGGTATCAAGTCGTGGATTGAGGGTGGTGTCGTCGCCTTCATCATTGGTCTCAATGTCACTGTCGGTTTCTTCCAGGAGTACTCTGCCGAGAAGACCATGGACTCTCTGCGGTCCATGTCTTCTCCCACTGCTAGTGTTGTGCGAGATGGTGACTCCAAGGTGGTTCCCTCCGTTGAGGTCGTCCCCGGTGATCTTGTGGAAATCAAGACCGGAGATACGATCCCTGCTGATGTCCG ACTTATTGAGGCTGTTAACTTTGAGACCGATGAGGCCATGTTGACTGGTGAGTCTCTCCCCGTTCGAAAGAACGAGGATGAGGTCTTTGAGGACAACACCGGACCCGGCGACCGTATCAACGTCGCCTACAGCTCTTCCACCGTCACAAAGGGTCGTGCCAAGGGTATTGTCTTCGCTACCGGCACCAGCACCGAAATCGGTGCTATCGCTGCTGCCCTCCGAAAGAAGGACAGCAAGGTCCGTCCCGTGAAGCGCAAGGCCGATGGTTCCGCCAAGCCTCACCGATATCTCGAAGCCTACACTCTCACCTTCACCGACGCTGTTGGTCGTTTCCTCGGTGTCAACGTCGGCACACCtctccagaagaagctctcacGTCTGGCAATCTACCTCTTCGGTACTGCCGTCATCTGCGCCATTATCGTCCTTGCTGCCAACGACTTTAATGCTTCCCAGCAGGTTATTATCTACGCCGTTGCTACTGGTCTGTCCATGATTCCCGCTAGTTTGGTCGTCGTCTTGACTATCACCATGGCTGCTGGCACTAAGCGCATGGTTGAGCGAAACGTTATTGTTCGTAACCTCAAGTCTCTTGAGGCTCTTGGTGCCGTTACCGATATTTGCTCTGACAAGACTGGTACTCTCACCCAAGGTAAGATGGTTGCCCGTGGAGCCTGGACTCCTGGAAAGGGAACCTATCTCATCGAAAACACCACCGAGCCATTCAACCCTACCATTGGTGACATGCGCTGGTCTCGCAGCCAGCCCCATGAGCTTCCCCTCAAGCAGGGCGGCGACGAATGTGGCTCCATCTCTCCCATCAGCGAGCTTCTCAATCAGTCCAAGTCCTCTCTCGTCAAGTTCCTCGAAGTTGCTTCCCTCGCCAACCTTGCCACtgtcaacgagaagaacggTGAATGGCACGCCCGCGGTGATCCTACTGAGATTGCCATCCAGGTCCTTGCCTCCCGTTTCGACTGGAACCGTCTCCGCCTTACCAGCCACGACGCTGCCAACCAGTACAGTGAGATCGCCGAGCTTCCCTTCGACTCTGATGTCAAGCGCATGTCCGTCATCATGAAGGATAACCGAACCAGCCAGCTGTTCGCCTTCACCAAAGGTGCTGTCGAGCGTGTCATTGGCGCCTGTGCTACATACTGCCCTGAGGATAACGAGGAGCAAGTCCCCATCACCGATGAGTTCCGCGAGCAGATCCTCCGTAACATGGAGTCTTTCGCCGGAATGGGTCTCCGTGTCCTCGCTCTTGCTTCCAAGCCTTACAACGTCGATATGAAGAAgggtgatgagattgaccGCACCACTGTTGAGTGTGATCTCGTCTTCCGTGGTCTTGTTGGTCTCTATGATCCTCCCCGTCCTGAGTCTGCTCCCGCTGTTCGAGAGTGTCACGAGGCTGGTATTTCCGTCCACATGCTTACTGGTGATCACCCCGAGACCGCTAAGGCTATCGCCATTGAGGTCGGTATCCTGCCTACCCGTATGGATCTCGTTGCCGAGGACACTGCTGCTACTATGGTCATGACTGCTACTACTTTCGATGGTCTtaccgatgatgaagtcgacCAGCTTCCTTTCCTACCTCTTGTTATTGCCCGATGTGCTCCTCAGACCAAGGTCCGCATGATTGAAGCTCTGCACCGCCGAGGCAAGTTCTGCGCTATG actggtgatggtgttaacgactctccctctctccgcCGTGCCGATGTTGGTATTGCCATGGGTCAAGCCGGTTCCGATGTCGCAAAGGATGCATCCGATATCGTTCTCAGCGACGACAACTTCGCCTCTATCGTCGCCGCCATCGAGGAAGGTCGCCGTATCTTTGACAACATCCAGAAGTTCATCCTCCACGTGCTCGCCACCAACGTCGCCCAAGCTGTCGTCCTTCTCGTCGGTCTCGtcttcaaggacaagacTGGTCTCTCCGTCTTCCCTATCGCTCCTGTCCAGATCATGTGGATCATCATGATGACTTCTGGTCTTCCCGACATGGGTCTCGGTTTCGAGCGCGCTGTCGCTGGTATTCTTCGCCGACCCCCGATTTCTCTCAAGACTGGTGTTTTCTCCCTCGAGTTCATCATCGATATGTGTGTCTACGGTTTGTGGATCGCTGCTCTCTGCCTGAGCGCCTTCGTCCTTCGCCTATATGCTTTTGGCAACGGTGAGCTCGGCGAGGACTGTAACGATAACTACAGTGAGAGCTGTGAGACCGTCTTCAAGGCCCGTGCTACCACCTTTGCCTGTCTCACCTggttctccctcttcctcgcctGGGAGATGATTGACAAGCGCCGATCTTTCTTCCGCATGCAGCCCGGCTCCAAGCTCTACTTCACCCAGTGGATGCACGATGTCTGGCGCAACCAGTTCCTCTTCTGGGCCATCATGCTCGGCTTCGTCACCCTATTCCCCATCCAGTACATCCCCGTCATCAGCGACACCGTCTTCAAGCACAAGGGCATCACCTGGGAGTGggccatcgtcttcatcgccgcCGGCCTCTTCTTCGGCGGCATCGAGGCATGGAAGTTTGCTAAGCGCGTGTACTTCCGCCGTCAAGCCCGCAAGAACCAGGGCGTCGAGTGGAAGGACATGGATCTTGAGCAGCGCACTTTCGGCGAGTATCTCACCCCCGACTCGAGCGAGGCCAGCGTTCGTCACGACTCTGAAAAGATTGACGCACAAGCTGCTGCTCAGCGCAACaacgccgagaagaaggcgtGA